A single window of Neisseria chenwenguii DNA harbors:
- the map gene encoding type I methionyl aminopeptidase, translated as MDAVTIKTPEEIEKMRELGRLVAEALDYIGQFVKPGVTTNEIDKLVYDYHVNVQGGFPAPLNYGNPPYPKSCCTSVNHVICHGIPDDKPLKEGDILNIDLTIKKDGFHGDSSRMFAVGEIKPVAQRLIDVTHESMMAGIEAVKPGATLGDIGYACQQIAENAGYSVVQEFCGHGIGRKFHEAPQVLHYGRKGQGLVLEPGMIFTIEPMINQGKRHLRILPDGWTVVTKDRMLSAQWEHEVLVTDTGYEILTVSPMTGRP; from the coding sequence ATGGATGCAGTAACCATCAAAACGCCTGAAGAAATCGAAAAAATGCGCGAGCTGGGCAGGCTGGTCGCCGAGGCGCTGGACTATATCGGCCAGTTCGTCAAACCGGGCGTGACCACCAACGAAATCGACAAGCTGGTGTACGACTATCATGTCAACGTGCAGGGCGGGTTTCCTGCACCGTTAAATTACGGCAATCCGCCGTATCCGAAATCCTGCTGCACTTCGGTCAACCATGTCATCTGTCACGGCATTCCAGACGACAAACCTTTGAAAGAAGGCGATATTCTCAACATCGACCTGACGATTAAAAAAGACGGGTTCCACGGCGATTCGAGCCGTATGTTTGCCGTCGGCGAAATCAAGCCTGTGGCGCAGCGGCTGATTGACGTTACCCACGAATCTATGATGGCGGGCATCGAAGCGGTCAAACCGGGCGCGACTTTGGGCGACATCGGCTATGCCTGCCAGCAGATTGCGGAAAATGCGGGCTATTCGGTGGTGCAGGAGTTTTGCGGGCACGGCATCGGCCGCAAATTCCACGAAGCGCCGCAGGTTTTGCACTACGGCCGCAAAGGGCAGGGGCTGGTGTTGGAGCCGGGTATGATTTTTACCATCGAGCCGATGATCAATCAGGGTAAACGCCATCTGCGCATTCTGCCCGACGGTTGGACGGTTGTGACCAAAGACCGTATGCTCTCGGCACAATGGGAACACGAGGTGTTGGTGACTGACACTGGGTATGAAATTTTGACCGTTAGTCCGATGACGGGTAGGCCGTGA
- a CDS encoding valine--tRNA ligase gives MLDKYNPAEIETKHYANWQAKGYFQPHMDASQESFSIQLPPPNVTGTLHMGHAFNQTVMDGLTRYYRMKGRNTCWIPGTDHAGIATQIVVERQLAEQGVSRHDLGRGKFLEKVWEWKEQSGGTITQQMRRVGCSADWTREYFTMDDTRAGIVTEVFVRLYEQGLIYRGQRLGNWDPVLGTAISDLEVENVEEQGSMWHICYPLADNLSDGLTVATTRPETLLGDVAVAVHPDDGRYAHLIGKELVLPLTGRTIPVIADEYVDKDFGTGCVKITPAHDFNDYEVGKRHNTPLINVLSLKAEILAEAEVFDYKGEVQTGIKLPEKYAGLDRFAARKQIVADLEAEGHLKEVKPHTLMTPKGDRTGSVIEPMLTRQWFVAMSAKPEGGEPESEFKGLSLSEKAKKAVDSGAVKFFPENWVNTYNQWMNNIQDWCISRQLWWGHQIPAWYDSDGNVYVARSEAEAEKLAGKSGLTREEDVLDTWFSSALVPFSTLGWPSETEELKAFLPSNVLVTGYEIIFFWVARMIMMTTHFTGKVPFKDVYIHGMVRDHEGKKMSKSEGNVIDPVDLIDGIDLEQLLVKRTTGLRRPEKAPQVIEATKKLFPEGIPVFGADALRFTMASYASLGRSINFDFKRAEGYRNFCNKLWNATNFVLMNVEDKDCGQDETQPLAYTFVDQWIVGRLQQVEAAAAEAYDTYRFDLAAQTLYEFVWNDFCDWYIELAKVQLQTGCPTTRRTTRRTLVRVLEVILRLLHPIMPFITEELWQTVAPLANAKTADSIMIAKWPEPDAEKIVPAAFEQTAALQDLIGAVRNLRGEMSIAPNVKAPLFVEGGEGVDKLLKYLPSMTRLTEANIVDKLPENEDAPVAVCNGARLMLKVEIDKAAETARLTKEAEKLQKALDKLNGKLSKPGYTEKAPAHLVEKDKAELAELEDKMAKVQGQLAKLKD, from the coding sequence ATGCTAGACAAATACAACCCCGCCGAAATCGAAACCAAACATTACGCGAACTGGCAAGCGAAAGGCTATTTCCAGCCGCATATGGACGCTTCGCAAGAGTCGTTTTCCATCCAGCTTCCGCCGCCCAACGTAACGGGCACGCTGCACATGGGGCATGCGTTCAACCAGACGGTTATGGACGGCTTGACGCGCTATTACCGCATGAAAGGCCGCAACACCTGCTGGATTCCAGGCACCGACCACGCGGGGATTGCCACGCAGATTGTGGTGGAACGCCAGCTCGCCGAGCAGGGCGTGTCGCGCCATGATTTGGGGCGTGGGAAGTTTTTGGAAAAGGTTTGGGAATGGAAAGAGCAGTCGGGCGGCACGATTACGCAGCAGATGCGCCGTGTGGGCTGTTCGGCCGATTGGACGCGCGAGTATTTCACGATGGACGACACGCGCGCGGGGATTGTGACCGAGGTGTTCGTGCGCCTGTATGAGCAGGGGCTGATTTACCGCGGCCAGCGTTTGGGCAACTGGGATCCGGTTTTGGGCACGGCGATTTCGGATTTGGAAGTGGAAAATGTGGAAGAACAGGGCTCGATGTGGCACATCTGCTATCCGCTGGCTGACAATCTTTCAGACGGCCTGACCGTAGCGACCACGCGGCCGGAAACGCTGTTGGGTGACGTGGCGGTTGCGGTGCATCCCGACGATGGACGCTACGCGCATTTGATCGGCAAGGAATTGGTGCTGCCGCTGACGGGGCGCACGATTCCGGTGATTGCCGACGAATATGTGGACAAGGATTTCGGCACCGGCTGCGTGAAAATCACGCCCGCGCACGATTTCAACGACTACGAAGTGGGCAAACGTCACAATACGCCGCTGATTAACGTGTTGAGCCTAAAGGCGGAAATTCTGGCCGAAGCGGAAGTATTCGACTACAAAGGCGAAGTTCAGACAGGCATTAAGCTTCCTGAAAAATACGCCGGCCTTGACCGCTTCGCTGCGCGCAAACAAATCGTGGCCGACTTGGAAGCAGAAGGCCATCTGAAAGAGGTAAAACCGCACACGCTGATGACGCCCAAAGGTGACCGCACGGGTTCGGTAATCGAGCCGATGCTGACGCGCCAATGGTTTGTCGCCATGAGCGCAAAGCCCGAGGGCGGTGAGCCGGAAAGCGAATTTAAGGGACTAAGCCTGTCTGAAAAAGCCAAAAAAGCGGTGGACAGCGGCGCGGTAAAATTCTTCCCGGAAAACTGGGTGAACACCTACAACCAATGGATGAACAACATCCAAGACTGGTGCATCTCGCGCCAGCTCTGGTGGGGGCACCAAATCCCCGCTTGGTACGATTCAGACGGCAATGTTTACGTTGCCCGCAGCGAAGCGGAAGCGGAAAAATTGGCCGGCAAAAGCGGGCTTACCCGCGAAGAAGACGTTTTGGATACCTGGTTTTCCTCTGCGCTGGTGCCGTTTTCCACGCTCGGCTGGCCGTCTGAAACCGAAGAGTTGAAAGCCTTCCTGCCCAGCAACGTGTTGGTAACGGGCTACGAAATCATCTTTTTCTGGGTCGCCCGCATGATCATGATGACCACGCATTTTACCGGCAAAGTGCCGTTTAAAGACGTGTACATCCACGGCATGGTGCGCGACCACGAAGGCAAAAAAATGTCCAAATCCGAGGGCAACGTCATCGACCCCGTGGATTTGATCGACGGCATCGATTTGGAACAGCTTCTGGTCAAACGCACTACCGGCCTGCGCCGCCCCGAAAAAGCGCCGCAAGTGATTGAAGCGACGAAAAAACTGTTCCCCGAAGGCATTCCCGTGTTCGGCGCCGACGCGCTGCGTTTTACCATGGCCAGCTATGCCAGCCTCGGCCGCAGCATCAATTTCGACTTCAAACGCGCCGAGGGCTACCGCAATTTCTGCAACAAATTGTGGAACGCGACCAATTTCGTGTTGATGAACGTGGAAGACAAAGACTGCGGCCAAGACGAAACCCAGCCGCTGGCCTATACCTTTGTCGACCAGTGGATTGTCGGCCGTCTGCAACAGGTTGAGGCCGCCGCCGCCGAAGCCTACGACACCTACCGTTTCGACCTCGCCGCGCAAACCCTGTATGAATTTGTGTGGAACGACTTCTGCGACTGGTATATCGAGCTGGCCAAAGTCCAACTGCAAACCGGCTGCCCGACGACCCGGCGCACCACCCGCCGCACCCTCGTGCGCGTGCTCGAAGTCATCCTGCGCCTACTGCACCCGATTATGCCCTTCATCACCGAAGAGCTGTGGCAGACCGTTGCCCCGCTGGCCAACGCCAAAACCGCCGACAGTATCATGATTGCCAAATGGCCGGAGCCGGACGCCGAAAAAATCGTCCCCGCCGCGTTCGAGCAAACCGCCGCCCTGCAAGACCTCATCGGCGCCGTGCGCAACCTGCGCGGCGAAATGAGCATCGCGCCGAACGTCAAAGCCCCGCTGTTTGTCGAAGGCGGCGAAGGCGTGGACAAACTGCTGAAATACCTGCCTTCCATGACCCGCCTCACCGAAGCCAACATCGTGGACAAACTGCCCGAAAACGAAGACGCGCCCGTGGCCGTCTGCAACGGCGCGCGCCTGATGCTGAAAGTCGAAATCGACAAAGCCGCCGAAACCGCGCGTCTGACCAAAGAAGCCGAAAAACTGCAAAAAGCCTTGGACAAACTCAACGGCAAACTCTCCAAACCCGGCTACACCGAAAAAGCCCCCGCGCATCTGGTGGAGAAGGACAAAGCCGAACTGGCCGAGTTGGAAGACAAGATGGCCAAGGTGCAGGGGCAATTGGCGAAGTTGAAAGATTGA
- a CDS encoding helix-turn-helix domain-containing protein codes for MKSFEKIENIRDIRKKLGLNQMDFWSRIGVTQSGGSRYESGRNMPKPVRELLRLVHIERVDLAKVNREDLAVASLLKNRDPELYASLKKEAKSDKNK; via the coding sequence ATGAAATCGTTTGAGAAAATTGAAAACATCCGCGACATCCGTAAAAAACTCGGTTTGAACCAAATGGACTTCTGGAGCCGCATCGGCGTGACCCAGTCCGGCGGTTCGCGTTACGAGTCAGGCCGCAATATGCCCAAACCGGTTCGTGAGCTGCTGCGCTTGGTGCACATCGAGCGCGTTGACCTGGCAAAAGTAAACCGCGAAGATTTGGCGGTGGCTTCCCTGCTGAAAAACCGTGACCCGGAGCTTTACGCATCGCTGAAAAAAGAAGCGAAATCCGACAAAAACAAATAA
- a CDS encoding YraN family protein yields the protein MRLNHAQGAAGEDAALAFLESEGCRLLARNWHCAFGEIDLIVENDGMILFVEVKYRKNSRFGGAAYSISPSKLLKLQRSVEYYLQRHGLGGKPCRLDAVLIEGNAAPVWVQNITG from the coding sequence ATGCGTTTGAACCATGCTCAGGGTGCGGCGGGCGAGGATGCCGCGCTGGCTTTTTTGGAATCCGAAGGATGCCGGCTGCTGGCGCGCAACTGGCATTGCGCGTTTGGCGAGATTGATTTGATTGTTGAGAATGACGGTATGATTTTGTTTGTTGAAGTAAAATACCGCAAAAACAGCCGTTTCGGCGGGGCTGCATACAGCATTTCGCCGTCTAAATTATTGAAACTCCAGCGAAGTGTAGAGTATTATCTGCAACGGCACGGATTGGGCGGCAAGCCCTGCCGTTTGGATGCCGTTTTAATCGAGGGAAACGCCGCACCCGTTTGGGTGCAGAACATTACAGGATGA
- a CDS encoding BON domain-containing protein gives MKQTAKLILTAATASVMLAGCLPAIVGGAAVGTKSVVDRRSSGAQADDNVMAVRVAQSARSYLRQNNPTIGYKPKISVVSYNRNLLLLGQVSNESEKQAVEQIARNERAAANVYNYITVSPDARTFDNVATDSWGTSKVRTALLGLPASTQARVKIVTYGNVTYVMGILTPTEQAAVTQRVSTTIGVQKVVTLYQEYNGINGSASAPAAPVSPAAAQP, from the coding sequence ATGAAGCAAACCGCCAAACTGATTCTCACTGCCGCCACCGCCAGCGTGATGCTGGCCGGCTGTCTGCCCGCCATCGTCGGCGGCGCCGCTGTCGGCACCAAATCCGTCGTTGACCGCCGCTCTTCCGGCGCACAGGCCGACGACAACGTAATGGCCGTGCGCGTGGCGCAGTCCGCCCGCAGCTATCTGCGCCAAAACAACCCGACCATCGGCTACAAACCGAAAATCAGCGTCGTCAGCTACAACCGCAATCTGCTGCTGTTGGGGCAGGTTTCCAACGAAAGCGAAAAGCAGGCCGTCGAGCAAATCGCCCGCAATGAGCGCGCCGCCGCCAATGTGTACAACTACATTACCGTTTCCCCCGATGCGCGCACGTTTGATAATGTTGCCACCGACTCTTGGGGCACTTCCAAAGTCCGCACCGCGCTCTTGGGTCTGCCAGCATCCACACAGGCGCGCGTGAAAATCGTGACCTACGGCAATGTGACTTATGTGATGGGCATCCTCACGCCCACCGAGCAGGCTGCCGTTACCCAGCGCGTCAGCACCACCATCGGCGTGCAGAAAGTCGTGACCCTGTATCAGGAATATAACGGCATCAACGGCAGCGCATCCGCGCCTGCCGCCCCAGTATCCCCCGCCGCTGCACAGCCGTAA
- a CDS encoding phosphoheptose isomerase, which produces MTTLQARVAAHFAESIEAKRQAAEVLAGPTAQAAELMLQCLMNDGKILICGNGGSAADAQHFAAEMTGRFEKERMELAAVALTTDTSALTAIGNDYGFDHIFSKQVRALGRAGDVLVGISTSGNSANVIEAVKAAHERDMHVVAMTGRDGGKIAAMLKDSDVLLNVPHPRTARIQENHILLIHAMCDCIDSSLLDGM; this is translated from the coding sequence ATGACAACATTACAGGCGCGCGTGGCCGCGCATTTTGCCGAGAGCATCGAAGCCAAACGTCAGGCGGCGGAAGTTTTGGCCGGGCCGACCGCGCAGGCGGCGGAACTGATGCTGCAATGTCTGATGAACGACGGCAAAATCCTGATTTGCGGCAACGGCGGTTCGGCTGCCGACGCGCAGCATTTCGCCGCCGAAATGACGGGGCGTTTTGAAAAAGAGCGAATGGAACTCGCCGCCGTGGCGCTGACCACCGATACGTCCGCGCTGACCGCCATCGGCAACGACTACGGTTTCGACCATATTTTCAGCAAACAGGTGCGCGCATTGGGGCGCGCGGGCGACGTGTTGGTCGGTATTTCCACTTCGGGCAATTCCGCCAACGTCATCGAAGCCGTTAAAGCGGCGCACGAGCGTGATATGCACGTTGTCGCCATGACCGGCCGCGACGGCGGCAAAATCGCCGCCATGCTGAAAGACAGCGACGTGTTGCTCAATGTGCCGCACCCGCGTACCGCCCGCATTCAGGAAAACCATATCCTGCTGATTCATGCCATGTGCGACTGCATCGATTCTTCGCTGCTCGACGGAATGTAA